A portion of the Hoylesella buccalis ATCC 35310 genome contains these proteins:
- a CDS encoding four helix bundle suffix domain-containing protein, producing MADGENENQWVLGNGTPVGELRFYQKADAIFQLTFLFCQKFLPKYGDRTVDQMVQAARSGKQNIVEGLEDGITSTEMQLKLLNVARGSLQELREDYEDYLHTRRLELWTSQHKRYAGMLKFCRTHNLAAHYMPYASKWTAEEYCNTLLTLCHLTDRMMCNYLKYLEKQFVEHGGIKERMYAARTGYRKQQDRLMQQLKEENQRLKAENNRLKEELLKLRAAGMSQ from the coding sequence ATGGCTGACGGGGAGAACGAGAATCAATGGGTGTTGGGAAACGGTACACCGGTAGGAGAATTGAGATTCTATCAAAAGGCGGATGCCATCTTTCAGCTTACATTTTTGTTCTGTCAGAAGTTCCTGCCCAAGTATGGCGACCGAACGGTAGACCAAATGGTGCAGGCTGCGCGGTCGGGGAAACAAAATATCGTGGAAGGGCTGGAAGACGGAATCACGTCTACCGAGATGCAACTTAAACTGCTGAATGTTGCTCGCGGGTCGTTGCAGGAGTTGCGCGAAGATTACGAAGACTATCTGCACACGCGCAGGCTCGAGCTGTGGACCAGTCAGCACAAACGCTATGCTGGAATGCTGAAATTCTGTCGCACGCACAATCTCGCCGCCCACTACATGCCTTATGCCTCCAAGTGGACCGCTGAGGAATATTGCAACACGCTGCTCACACTGTGCCATCTTACCGACCGCATGATGTGCAATTATTTGAAGTACTTGGAAAAGCAGTTTGTTGAGCACGGTGGCATAAAAGAGCGCATGTATGCGGCTCGCACAGGTTATCGCAAGCAGCAAGACCGCCTCATGCAGCAGCTGAAGGAAGAGAACCAACGCCTGAAAGCCGAAAACAACCGCTTGAAAGAAGAGCTTTTGAAGCTTCGAGCCGCCGGGATGTCTCAATAA
- a CDS encoding sugar O-acetyltransferase, with translation MKTEFEKMRTEERYSFADPEIAASIAHAIDLCRQLQTMTLTDEHYRDVIERLIPGIPKSATICPPFHCDHGSGITIGEHTFLNYNCTILDGAYVRIGHHVLIGPNCQLYTPQHPMNYLERRLPQETSYPISIGDDTWLGGGVIVCPGVTIGKRCIIGAGSVVTTDIPDDCMAAGVPAKVKKRLA, from the coding sequence ATGAAGACCGAATTTGAAAAGATGCGTACAGAGGAGCGGTATTCCTTTGCAGACCCAGAGATTGCGGCCAGTATTGCACATGCAATAGACTTGTGCCGCCAGTTGCAGACCATGACGCTCACCGACGAGCATTATCGTGATGTCATCGAACGACTCATCCCCGGCATCCCGAAGAGCGCCACCATCTGTCCGCCCTTTCATTGCGACCATGGCAGCGGTATCACGATAGGCGAGCATACGTTTCTTAATTACAACTGTACTATCTTGGACGGGGCTTATGTGCGCATAGGGCATCATGTCCTCATTGGGCCCAATTGCCAGTTGTATACACCGCAGCATCCGATGAACTATTTGGAACGACGTTTGCCGCAAGAAACCTCTTATCCTATCAGCATCGGCGATGATACATGGTTGGGTGGGGGTGTCATCGTGTGTCCGGGTGTTACCATCGGCAAGCGTTGTATCATCGGAGCTGGTTCGGTGGTCACAACTGATATTCCCGATGACTGTATGGCAGCAGGCGTGCCAGCCAAGGTGAAAAAGCGGTTGGCGTGA
- a CDS encoding Bax inhibitor-1 family protein: MEVNDLDRLIREQEGSLSLAFPALMRKVYVWMTLALVLTGITAYGVASSPSLMMTIFQTPAIMWGLIIAELAIVIAISAAINRLSLTTATLLFVLYSVLNGATLSLIFAVYTMSSIANVFFITAGTFGVMAAYGYFTKRDLSSWGKLLLMALIGLIIATLVNIFLVKSSGFDLILSYAGVLIFVGLTAYDTQKIKQMLAMQTDMGEGAQKVALLGALSLYLDFINLFLYLLRIFGRRE, from the coding sequence ATGGAAGTAAATGATTTAGACAGATTGATTAGAGAGCAAGAGGGTTCGTTGTCACTGGCCTTCCCAGCTCTCATGCGAAAAGTATATGTTTGGATGACCTTGGCGCTGGTTCTCACCGGCATAACGGCCTATGGCGTGGCTTCATCACCCAGCTTGATGATGACCATCTTTCAGACTCCAGCCATCATGTGGGGCCTCATCATAGCCGAACTGGCTATCGTCATCGCCATTTCGGCAGCCATCAACAGACTGTCCCTCACGACAGCCACGCTGCTTTTTGTGCTCTATTCGGTTCTGAACGGCGCCACGCTGTCGCTGATATTCGCCGTGTACACCATGTCCTCCATCGCCAACGTGTTCTTCATCACGGCCGGCACCTTTGGAGTGATGGCAGCCTACGGCTATTTTACCAAGCGCGATTTATCATCCTGGGGCAAACTTCTCTTGATGGCCCTCATCGGACTGATTATCGCTACTCTGGTCAACATATTCTTGGTTAAGAGCAGTGGCTTCGACTTAATCCTCAGTTATGCAGGCGTATTGATTTTCGTAGGACTTACCGCATACGACACTCAGAAGATTAAACAGATGTTGGCCATGCAGACAGACATGGGCGAAGGTGCGCAAAAGGTGGCCCTATTGGGTGCGCTGTCACTGTATCTCGACTTCATCAACCTGTTCTTGTATTTGCTGCGGATATTCGGAAGGAGAGAGTAA
- a CDS encoding DUF4923 family protein, whose product MKSIHLTCVALICAALMSCGSLQTDSAQAQKKETSTFGQIFSAMTNGDALGNAFNSVIGLDKPTEAQLYGSWHYTQPGVAFTSKNALAKAGGEVAATQAKEKLKAPYQSVGFNASNTALQLNKDKTFTIQLAGKTFQGSYIYHADECKLDLQTFLITLPCYVKRTPKGMSFLMESKKLLTLFQAIASISGNSKLETVGKISKNYDGIRMGFEMGK is encoded by the coding sequence ATGAAATCTATCCATTTGACGTGTGTCGCCCTAATTTGTGCGGCACTGATGAGTTGTGGTAGCTTGCAAACAGATTCCGCACAGGCTCAAAAGAAAGAAACAAGCACGTTTGGCCAAATATTCAGTGCCATGACCAACGGCGATGCCTTAGGCAACGCTTTCAACAGCGTGATTGGTCTGGACAAGCCAACCGAGGCCCAGCTTTATGGCTCGTGGCACTACACCCAACCGGGTGTGGCGTTCACCAGTAAGAACGCTTTGGCGAAAGCAGGAGGCGAAGTGGCGGCCACACAGGCCAAGGAGAAGCTGAAAGCACCGTACCAAAGCGTTGGATTCAATGCAAGCAACACCGCTCTTCAGTTAAACAAGGACAAGACCTTCACCATTCAGTTGGCTGGCAAGACCTTTCAAGGCTCGTACATTTATCATGCAGACGAATGCAAACTGGATTTGCAGACGTTCCTGATTACGCTTCCTTGTTACGTCAAGCGCACGCCAAAAGGCATGAGCTTTCTCATGGAATCGAAAAAGCTGCTCACCCTTTTTCAGGCCATCGCCAGCATCAGCGGTAACAGCAAGTTAGAAACCGTCGGCAAGATCAGCAAAAATTACGATGGCATCCGCATGGGATTCGAAATGGGAAAGTAG
- a CDS encoding virulence RhuM family protein — MESSLILYTSDNGDVSIQVRYEDGTFWLTQKRMAELFNVNVSTINEHLKSIFNTGKLSEEATFRKFRIVQNEGTRQVTREVAFYPLDAIIAVGYRVNSEQATYFRKWATKVLNSFITKGYVLDKQRLEQGEQFGHDYFILLSAKLLGKSLTCCHPNYCVSMSWNEDFYV; from the coding sequence ATGGAGAGCAGCCTGATATTATACACGAGCGACAATGGCGACGTAAGCATTCAAGTACGCTACGAAGATGGAACTTTTTGGCTTACTCAAAAACGCATGGCAGAGTTGTTCAATGTGAACGTGAGTACCATCAACGAACATCTAAAAAGTATCTTCAATACGGGAAAGCTATCGGAAGAGGCAACTTTTCGGAAATTCCGAATAGTTCAAAACGAAGGCACTCGCCAAGTAACACGAGAAGTGGCATTTTATCCTTTGGACGCCATTATCGCAGTAGGGTATCGAGTCAACTCTGAGCAAGCCACCTATTTTAGGAAGTGGGCCACAAAAGTGCTAAATTCGTTTATCACAAAAGGTTATGTTCTCGATAAACAGCGACTGGAGCAAGGCGAGCAGTTTGGTCACGATTATTTTATATTACTGTCCGCTAAACTTTTGGGTAAGTCACTAACATGCTGTCATCCGAACTATTGTGTCTCAATGAGTTGGAATGAGGATTTCTATGTTTAG
- a CDS encoding ankyrin repeat domain-containing protein codes for MKAIVRLLVITCLLLSCSSSNREKSVDRAELSNIDYRVFQNTPAWQLAKAVQDEDTEEIDKIVSENPRIINYQDSKYGNTLLMLTIMNQQLKSFNTLLKNGAEVNTHNTYDGTSPLIEACSSKYYNLIFAKTLIEYGANINDIETGKRRKGNSTRLTPLIAASKTGNLDLVKFLVMKGADINYQNEFGQSALSESVMVSNYEIAYYLLCNGADYNNPIFYRYDYSVPVEKSDPKDKGKPMYLTDVLKEDISDDDTNAYKYKVLIMKFLKSKESK; via the coding sequence ATGAAAGCAATTGTTAGACTGTTAGTCATAACCTGCTTGTTACTCTCTTGTTCAAGTAGTAACAGAGAGAAGTCTGTAGACCGTGCAGAACTATCTAATATTGATTATCGTGTTTTTCAAAACACTCCAGCTTGGCAATTAGCCAAAGCTGTTCAAGATGAAGATACAGAAGAGATTGACAAGATTGTTTCTGAGAATCCAAGAATAATTAATTACCAAGATTCTAAGTACGGCAATACCCTATTAATGCTAACAATTATGAATCAGCAGTTAAAATCATTTAATACTTTATTGAAAAATGGGGCAGAAGTTAATACACATAATACATATGATGGCACATCTCCTCTTATTGAGGCTTGTTCCTCAAAATACTACAATCTTATCTTTGCCAAAACACTAATTGAATATGGTGCTAATATAAATGATATTGAGACAGGCAAAAGAAGAAAAGGGAATAGTACAAGGCTTACTCCTCTAATAGCAGCATCTAAAACTGGAAATTTAGATTTAGTTAAATTTTTAGTAATGAAAGGGGCAGATATAAATTATCAAAATGAATTCGGCCAATCTGCGTTAAGTGAATCTGTAATGGTAAGTAATTATGAGATAGCCTATTATCTACTATGTAATGGGGCAGATTATAATAATCCAATTTTTTACAGATATGATTATTCTGTACCAGTAGAAAAAAGTGATCCAAAAGATAAAGGAAAACCAATGTATTTAACAGATGTATTAAAAGAGGATATATCAGATGATGATACAAATGCGTATAAATACAAAGTGCTAATTATGAAGTTCCTAAAAAGTAAGGAAAGTAAATGA
- a CDS encoding thioesterase family protein — MLKEGLTHTSRLTVTEAQTAQVIGSGDLPVLATPAMLALMENAAMLAVANELEEGQTTVGGHISSSHLKPSKVGAMVEATATLTKIDRRKLFFHIVAKQDGEVIGEGEHLRFVVVRQRFMQG, encoded by the coding sequence ATGTTAAAAGAAGGATTGACCCATACCAGCCGCTTGACCGTGACCGAAGCGCAAACCGCACAAGTCATCGGCTCGGGCGATTTGCCCGTGTTGGCAACGCCTGCCATGCTGGCCTTGATGGAAAACGCTGCCATGCTGGCAGTGGCCAATGAATTGGAAGAAGGACAAACCACGGTGGGCGGGCATATCAGCTCGTCGCATCTCAAGCCGAGTAAGGTGGGGGCGATGGTGGAAGCCACGGCCACTTTGACAAAGATTGACCGCCGCAAACTGTTTTTTCACATAGTGGCTAAGCAGGATGGTGAGGTGATTGGCGAGGGCGAGCATCTGCGCTTCGTAGTAGTCAGGCAACGCTTCATGCAGGGATAA
- a CDS encoding alpha/beta hydrolase: MMMNKQTYRWGATLLLVLVLSLPAFSHTKRAMRERFIAKAEVPIIGERLKKEWMKTTRARLGLYYRARTLTHNGVSMPLWWTVYGDKPADGYSLFISLHGGGGTTQEVNNQQWENQKHLYRPQQAVYVAPRAPWNLWNMWCHEGIDPLYEQLIQMCVAFEGVNPDKVYLMGYSAGGDGVWRMAPRMADSWAAASMMAGHPGDVSLLNLRNLPFMIWCGEHDAAYNRNTLAAQRGLQMDSLQQHDPMGYVHQTHIIKGAGHWMNRVDSAAVPWMQQFRRNPYPKQIVWRQAEVVKPYFYWLGAPKQELAPGKMVRASIHGNQVDITACDYSSLSIYLNDDLVDLDKAVTIKYGKRLLFRRRVRRKESTMWQTLFQRNDWAYMFPAMVEVNIESKTR; this comes from the coding sequence ATGATGATGAACAAACAAACCTATCGATGGGGAGCCACCCTGCTGCTTGTGCTCGTGCTGTCTCTGCCCGCTTTCTCGCATACCAAACGCGCCATGCGCGAGCGATTTATCGCTAAAGCTGAAGTGCCTATCATTGGTGAGCGACTCAAGAAGGAATGGATGAAAACTACCCGAGCACGTCTGGGGCTGTATTATAGGGCGCGTACGCTGACGCATAATGGGGTGTCTATGCCGTTGTGGTGGACGGTCTACGGTGATAAACCTGCCGATGGTTATAGCTTGTTCATCTCGCTTCATGGGGGAGGTGGAACTACACAAGAGGTGAACAATCAGCAGTGGGAGAACCAAAAACACCTTTATCGTCCCCAACAGGCGGTATATGTGGCACCTCGTGCGCCATGGAATTTGTGGAATATGTGGTGTCATGAAGGTATCGACCCACTTTACGAACAGCTTATTCAGATGTGCGTGGCCTTCGAGGGCGTTAATCCAGACAAGGTGTACCTCATGGGTTACTCGGCTGGCGGCGATGGTGTGTGGCGCATGGCCCCGCGCATGGCCGACTCGTGGGCGGCGGCTTCGATGATGGCAGGCCATCCGGGTGATGTTTCATTACTGAATCTTCGCAACTTGCCTTTCATGATTTGGTGCGGTGAACACGATGCTGCCTACAATCGTAATACGTTGGCAGCACAGCGGGGACTGCAAATGGACTCGCTGCAACAGCACGATCCTATGGGATACGTTCATCAAACACATATAATAAAAGGTGCGGGACATTGGATGAATCGGGTTGATTCGGCTGCAGTGCCATGGATGCAACAATTCCGCCGCAACCCTTATCCCAAGCAAATTGTGTGGCGGCAGGCCGAAGTGGTGAAGCCTTATTTCTATTGGTTGGGCGCACCTAAGCAAGAGTTGGCACCAGGCAAGATGGTGCGTGCGTCCATTCATGGTAATCAGGTGGACATCACCGCGTGCGATTACTCCTCGCTGTCCATCTATCTCAATGACGACTTGGTTGATTTGGATAAAGCAGTAACCATTAAATATGGCAAGCGATTGCTGTTTCGTAGACGTGTCAGGCGCAAGGAGTCGACCATGTGGCAAACGCTCTTTCAGCGTAACGACTGGGCGTACATGTTCCCCGCCATGGTTGAAGTGAATATTGAATCTAAAACACGATAA
- the argR gene encoding arginine repressor, whose protein sequence is MKLKEDRIETIKMLISSKEIGSQKELLDELKKEGFELTQATLSRDLKQLKVAKAASMNGKYVYVLPNETMYRRVHNPASAREMMRTPGFLSINFSGNIGVIKTRPGYASSIAYNLDNSDIPEILGTIAGDDTIFIVVKAGVSEHEITDILNDLLLNM, encoded by the coding sequence ATGAAGTTAAAAGAAGATAGAATAGAAACCATCAAAATGCTTATTTCGAGCAAGGAGATAGGCAGTCAGAAAGAGCTGCTCGACGAACTGAAAAAAGAAGGTTTCGAGCTGACACAGGCCACCTTGAGTCGTGACCTGAAGCAGTTGAAGGTTGCCAAAGCGGCCAGCATGAATGGCAAATATGTGTACGTTCTGCCCAACGAAACTATGTATCGCCGGGTGCACAATCCTGCCTCGGCACGAGAAATGATGCGCACGCCGGGGTTCCTGTCCATCAATTTCTCTGGCAACATCGGCGTGATCAAAACCCGTCCGGGCTACGCCAGCAGCATCGCATACAACTTGGACAACAGCGACATCCCGGAAATACTGGGGACCATCGCAGGCGACGATACCATCTTCATCGTCGTTAAGGCTGGAGTGAGCGAACACGAGATAACAGACATACTCAACGATCTGCTGTTGAATATGTAA
- a CDS encoding PspC domain-containing protein — MKKKLTLSSNKMIGGVCGGLAEYFDVDPTVFRVLYAIATVFTAFSGLILYLVLWMIIPKK, encoded by the coding sequence ATGAAGAAGAAATTAACCTTATCCAGCAACAAGATGATTGGAGGAGTTTGTGGCGGACTGGCCGAGTATTTTGATGTAGACCCAACCGTCTTTCGCGTACTCTATGCCATCGCAACGGTGTTTACCGCTTTCAGCGGACTGATACTTTACCTCGTTTTGTGGATGATTATCCCCAAGAAATAA